The genomic stretch TTATCCGTTTCTGGAACAAGCCTTCAGGGACTTTTCAAGAATCCTCTGGCAACGGGAGATTTAATAGGTCTTACATCAGGAGCTACCTTGTTGGCTGCTATTGCCATTGTTTTAGGAGGGCATTTTAAAGAATATCTTCCTGAAGCCATACAATTTTCGCTGGTAGGGATTTCTGCGTTCATAGGATCTTTTTTATCCATGATGCTGGTGTACAGAATTTCAACAAGCGGAGGAAAGACGAATGTGGTCATGATGCTATTGACAGGTGTTGCCATTACGGCAATAGGTTTTTCCATTACAGGGTTCTTAATCTATATATCAAAAGACGAACAGCTCAGAGACCTTACATTCTGGAATTTGGGAAGTTTAGCTGCCGCAACATGGACGAAGAATATTATTCTTGCCATTGTAATGACTGGAGCGTATATTATTCTGTTACCTAAAGGAAAAGCTTTGAATGCAATGATGTTGGGAGAGAAAGATGCTCAGCATCTGGGAATCAATGTGGAAAAGCTGAAAAAGCAGATCATTGTCATTGTAGCGCTGATGGTGGGAAGCTGTGTTGCCTTTTCAGGCACAATTGGATTTGTGGGGCTTATAGTGCCTTATATTTTAAGACTTTTGTTCAAATCCAACTATACTTTTATTCTGCCTTTATCTGCCGTATTCGGAAGTATTTTACTTCTGACTGCAGATACATTCAGCAGAAGTATTGTAGAGCCTTCAGAATTGCCGATCGGGATTTTGACCGCTTTAATGGGAGGACCTATTTTTATCGCCATTTTGGTTAAATTTAAAAAATCACTGTAATGATCAAAGCACATCAAATTAACTATAAGCATAAAGAATTCCGAATTCTTGATGGGGTAGATGTTTCATTGGATTACGGAGAGTTTTTAGCTATTGTAGGCCCTAATGGTGCAGGAAAATCAAGTCTTTTAAGTGTTTTGGCTCATGAAGTGAAATCTGAAAAGCGAAAAGTATTATTTAAAGATCAACCCATCGAAGACTGGAATGTAAACGAACTTTCTAAACATAAAGCCAAGTTTTCACAGCATAACAGTAACGATATTCCCCTTGAAGTAAGGGATGTAGTCATGATGGGAAGGTATCCTTATTTTGATGCACAGCCTGGAAAAGAGGATCTTGAAGCAATGAATAATAAGATGTATGAAACAGATATTTTTCACCTTAAAGAAAGAGAATATAACTCTCTTTCAGGAGGAGAAAAACAGCGCGTGCACCTTTCAAGAGTTATGGCACAGCTGGAAAATGATATCGCTCATAAATTAGTTTTTCTGGATGAACCTCTGAATAACCTAGACATAAAACATCAATATAAAGCCCTTGAAATTATTAAAAATTTTACACAGAAAGCAAACAGTGCTATCGTTGTTCTTCATGATCTGAATCTTGCAGCTCAATTTGCAGATAAAATTTTATTAATGAAATCAGGGCAGGTTTCCGCTTATGGAACTCCACAGGAAGTTTTTACGGCAGAAAATATCAGCCATGCTTATAATTTCCCATGTACCATCTGCGAACATCCTATTACTAATAACCCAATGATCATTTTTGGATAACCATGGAAAAAGAAGAATTAAAAATCCTCGCACAGCATCTTGCCCACCCTCAGGGAGAAAAAGGGGTAGAGATTGGTGAAATGATGAATGCCACTAATATCAGTATGACATTAGAAAGTATCAGGGCTCTTCTGATAGAAGATGATGAACATATTCTTGAAATAGGGCACGGAAATGCAGGACATCTGAAAAATATCTTAAGCCTGGCAAAAGGACTGAAATATACAGGAATTGATATCTCCGAAACCATGTATCAGGAAGCCAAAAGATTGAATCAGGAATTTAAGAATCAGGCAGATTTTATTTTATATGAAGGAACGAAACTCCCTTTTGAAGATAAAACCTTTGATAAAATATTTACCGTGAATACTGTTTATTTCTGGGAAAACCCACTAGATTTTTTAAATGAAATAGGTAGGGTTCTAAAGGATAACGGAACATTTGTACTGACTTTCGGACAGAGAGATTTCATGGAAAAACTTCCATTTACAGCTTATGATTTTAACCTGTACAATAATAAGGAGATGGAAGAACTGGTATCTAAAAGTCACTTTAAAAGAATGAAAAATTCTGAAAAAGAGGAAGAAATAAAAAGTAAAACAGGAAACGAAACAATACAAAGAATCTATACAATTTTAACCATAAAAAAATAAAATAATGAGCATATTAGTGAATGATTTAAAGGAAAAATGGGAAGCTCTGAAAGCTGAAAATCCACATGTAAGAATAAGAAATGCTGCCGCACAGTTTGGCGTAAGTGAAGCGGAATTACTGCTAACAGGGATTGGAGAAGGGGTAACTGTATTAAACCCTGATTTTCCGGGAATTCTTACAGAAGCTGAAAAATTAGGAAAAGTAATGGCTCTTACCCGTAATGATGAGTGTGTTCATGAAAGAAAAGGAATTTACCAAAACGGAGATTTCAGCAGCCCGCATGCTCAGCTTTTCGTAGGAGACGATATTGATCTTAGAATTTTCCTTAACCACTGGAAATTTGCATTAGCAGTAGAAGAAGGAGATAAAAAAAGCCTTCAATTTTTCGCAAAAGACGGATTGGCTTTGCATAAAATCTATTTAACTAAAAATAGCGATGAAGTTGCTTTTGAAGCTATTGTTGAAAAGTTTAAGGCAGAGGATCAGAATCAGGCTTTTGTGTTTGAGGCTGTAGCACCAAAACAGGCAGAAAAACCGGATACAGAAATTGATGTTGAAGGATTTAAAAAAGCATGGGCAGAATTAAAAGATACTCATGACTTCTTCATGATGACCAGAAAATTCGGAGTGAGCAGAACTCAGGCTTTAAGACTGGCGCCGGAAGGGTTTACTCAGAAAATTGATAACTCAAAAGTAGTCAATATCCTTGAAAAAGCTTCTGAAAAAGGAACTCCTATTATGGTTTTTGTTGGCAATAGAGGAATTATCCAGATCCACACCGGAAATGTAAAGAAAACGCTTTGGCACCAGCAGTGGTTCAATGTAATGGACCCTGATTTTAACCTACACCTGGATGTAACGAAAATTGCAGAAGCATGGATCGTGAAAAAACCAACTGAAGATGGAGAAGTTACAGCGATTGAAGTATTCAATAAAGAAGGAGACTTTATCGTTCAGTTCTTTGGAAAAAGAAAACCTGGAATTCCTGAACTTCAGGAATGGAAAGATCTTGTAGCAACTCTTGAACAATAATAATTAGATGATTTTAAAAGAGGCCGTTTTGTTTGTAATATTCAAGGCGGTCTTTTTCTTTTAGATTTTGGTAAGCGTGGTAAAAAGCACCAAAATATTATGTAATTTGTGATTAAATTAAATAGTAAAAATAGAAAATGAAGAATATTTTCATAGCGATTTTGCTGGCGGGTTTCTGTTCACTCAATGCACAGAATTTTAAAGCGTATCAGTTTTATGACCAAAAGGGCAAAGAAATAAAAACGGATAAACTGGTAAAGGAGTTGGCAGATTATGATGTAGTTTTCTTTGGAGAAAATCATAATAGCTCCATCAATCACTGGCTTCAGCTTAAAATTACAGAAGCACTGTATGAAAAGAAAAACGGCAAGCTTATTCTGGGAGCAGAAATGTTTGAAAGAGATAACCAGGCTCAGCTGAATCAATATCTAAACGGAACATTTGATGCAAAAACACTGAAAGATTCTGCTCGATTATGGAATAATTATGCAACAGATTATAAACCGCTGGTTGATTTTGCTAAAAATAAAAAACTGAATTTCATTGCAACCAATATTCCCAGAAGATATGCCTCACAAACTGCAAAAGAAGGATTGGAGTCTTTGAATCAACTAAGTGATAAAGAAAAAGCATATATTGCCCAGCTGCCGGTTAAAGTGACATTAGATACTCCGGGATATCCGGAAATGAAAGCCATGATGGGAGATCATGCAGAAGGCACGAAAGTAATGAACTTTATCTCAGCGCAGGCAATAAAAGATGCTACAATGGCAGAGTCTATTCTGAAAAATATCCAGGCAGGAAAGACGTTTATACACTATAATGGTAATTATCACAGTAAAGAGTTTGGGGGAACATATTGGTATATCAAACAGAAGAACCCTAATCTGAAAATGGCGGTGATCTCAGTTTTTGAATCAGAAGATCCTGATCTGAAAATTCCTTCAAAGGATTATGTTCCAACAGAATTCAATCTTGTTATTCCAAGTGATATGACGAAGACTTTTTAAGATTTTTTTCTCACGGATCAAACAGATTTCGCAGATGGCTTTTTAACTTTGAATCTAATAATTCTATTGACAGAAATAATCAATATAAGGATATCAAATTCTATAGGAACGGGCTTAAGCCCGTTCCTCATGATATAAAAATTCCGTTGGCTTTTAGCCAAAACTTAATAGGAAAACACCCATGAATTTTTAACATCCAAACCTCTCTTTTCCGGCTTCCGGTGTTAAAACCCTAACATAATTACCCATTTTTATCTAACTATCTCTACCTTTGCATAACATTCCAGTGACAATGAGAAAACTATCTATTCTATTTATACTTTTTGTAGGGTTATGTAATGCACAAAAATTCACTTCAGAGGAACTTTCCTTGATTAATAAAGGAGATATAAATACTGCATTACCAATCTACCAGACCACTGATACAAATCAACATAAGACTTTGCTGAGCCTTTCTTCAGAAATCAATCCAATCGATCCTAATACAGCTGTTCTTGTGAAAAGAATGAAAGAGTCTCTTCTTTCAACGGATGGAGGAGTAGGTATTGCAGCTCCGCAGGTAGGAATCAACAGAAAAGTAATTTGGGTCCAGCGCTTTGATAAAGAAGGGACTCCTTTGGAATATTTTATCAATCCGGTTATTATATGGAGATCTGATCTTCAAAATCTTGGACCAGAAGGAGACCTGTCAATTCCTGATTTCAGAGATCAATTCTACAGAAGTAAAGTTATTCAACTCGAATATGTGGACTTAAAAGGGCAAAAATATTCAGAAATTGTAGAAGGATTTACTGCTGTTATCTTCCAGCATGAAATTGACCACCTTTTTGGTATCTTAATTTCTGACAAAAAAGAAAAAGAGAAAAATGATTCCTATAAAAAGGTGGATGCCTACCAGAAAAGTGATCTGAATAAAAGGTAAATAATGGGTAATGAGACAGCAGTTGCAAAGATCGCTTCATCCAATCAATGTATTGATTTACGCTTTGCTTCCTTAAAATAAAGCATTAAGAAGGTGAAAATTTTACATTTGGAAGAACACAAATCACACTAGCGCATAACACAAATTTTACAACTTCTGTATTTATAATATTAACAACCATCCGTGTCGATCTGATAAAATGTGTGGTTAAAAATAAAAATGAGCTGTTTTGAATTTCAAAACAGCTCATTTCAAATATAATTATAAAAAAATTGGATTAATCATTGTTCGTTACAGAAAGCTTAACCTCAATATTGTTTCTTGTAGCATTAGAATAAGGGCAGATCTGGTGAGCTTTCTCTGTTAAAGACCGTGCTTCTTCAATAGAAACTCCCGGAACATTAACATCTAATTCTACAGCTAACCCAAAACCTCCGTTTTCAATCTGTCCAATACTTACCTGAGCAGTAACAGTGGTCTCACCGGTTTTTACTTTTGCCAGACTGATAACCCTGTTCAAAGCACTGTCGAAACATGCAGAGTATCCAGCTGCAAAAAGCATTTCTGGATTAGTAAAATCATCATTAGCTCCTCCTAGTGCTTTCGGCATTTTTACTTCAAGATCCAACACTCCGTTTTCACTTTTTACATGGCCATTTCTTCCACCTGTAGCTGTAACTTTTGTTGTATATAACGTTTTCATTATTTTTCTATTTTGTTTAATATTTTTAAGACTGTTTCTTTGAGTTCCAACAGTTCCTCTGGCTGTATTCCAAGTTTTTCCTGAATCTTACCCGGAATTTCACAGGCCTTTTTCTGAAGCTGCTTTCCGGCTTCATCTAAAAATATCTCAACAACTCTTTCGTCCTCTTTTTTGCGTTTTCTTATAATAAACCCTTTTGCTTCCAGTCTTTTAAGAAGAGGAGTCAGTGTACCGCTATCCAGAAACAGTTTTTCCCCAATATGGCTTACGGTAAGGCCATCATTGTTCCATAATACCATCATTACAAGATATTGCGGATAAGTGATATCCAGTTCATCAAGAAAAGGACGGTACAATCCGGTGATTTCCTTGGCAATAACATATAACGGAAAACAGATCTGGTTTTCTAACTTGGGGGTATTTGAATGTTCCATAAAATTGAGCACGAAAGATTTGTGAAGGTATTACTTTTTAATGATAAATTCATCCATTGGAATACGGACTTTTTTCATTGAAGACAACCAGTCATTGGCTTCATCACGGTATCCCAGATATAAAAGGCTCACACTTTTTAAGCCTAATTCTTTTAATCCCAATACTTCGTCTACTAATTCATTGCTAAACCCTTCTGCCGGGGTACTGTCGATTTTAAGTTCAGCAGCCTGTGCAAGGGCAATTCCTAAAGCGATATAAGTTTGACGGGCAGTGTGGGCAAAGTGCTGCTCAGGAGTTTGTGCTCCATACATTTCTTTGATCTTATCAGTATAACTTCCAAAACGTCCTCTTGGAAGATCTCTTACATCAGTATGATGATCATAAACTTTGTCGATTTTTTCATTGGAGTAGCTGTCCCACGCTGCAAAAACCAAAACATGAGAAGAATCTCTCATCACTTCAGGGTTTAAAGCTCCTGCAACCATTTTATCTTTTAATTCCTGATTTTCTACTACAATAATTCGGAAAGGTTGTAATCCTGATGAAGTAGGAGCCAGCCTTGCCGCTTCCAGAATGGTATTTAAATCTTCGTTAGATACTTTTTTCGTTGGATCATAAGCTTTTACTGCGTGTCTCCAGTTAAGGTCTTCTATTAATGACATTTTCTTTTATTTTTAATTAAACTATTTGATTGTTATTTATTTTCAAATGGTAAGTTATGATTAATTAACTATGCAAATATACAGGCAATTAAATTGTGCGCAATTAAATTTTGAAAGATTTTATTAATGATTATTATTTATTTTATAAAAGAATGTATTGTCTTTATATTTTCAGCATGATTCGGATTTTTTTTCATCCTAGGGATTCCAATCTTTGTCACAGAATTTTAAAAGAAAAAACAATGCAGAGATTTAAAAACAAAACAGCAGTTATTACCGGGGGAACTAATGGAATGGGATTGGCTACCGCACAAAAATTCATAGAAGAAGGAGGGAGTGTGATCATCACCGGGCGAAGTGAAGAAACCGTTGATAAAGCTTTAAAGCAATTAGGAGATAAGGCTTTTGGAATTATTTCCGACGCAGGAAATATAAAGGACTTACTGAATTTACAACAAGAAGTAAGAAAATATACCGAACGCATTGATGTTATTTTTGCCAATGCAGGCTATGGAAAATTTGCTCCTGTTGAAAATGTAGATGAAAACCATTTTGATGAACTCTTTAATGTATTGGTAAAAGGACCATTTTTCACTGTTCAGCAATTGTTGCCATTGATGAAAACAGGGAGTTCAGTTATTTTTAATACTTCAGTGGCTACAGAGATTGCTATGAATAGCTTTTCCGTCTATTCTGCAGCGAAATCGGCCGTACAGTCGTTCATTAAAACATTTGCGGTGGAACTTACAACACGTGGAATTCGGGTGAATGGTGTAAGTCCGGGGCATATCAGAACCAATATTTTTAACAATACAGGATTAGCACCTGAGCAAATTGATGCTGCGGTTCAGGATATTATTCCTACAATCCCTTTTAAAAGGCAGGGTAATCCTGAAGAAATTGCCAGTGTAGTTCTGTTTCTTGCTTCAGAAGAGGCATCCTATATTCATGGTGCAGAGGTCAAGGCTGATGCCGGAATATCTGTAATAAGGCCATAGGTGGAAATTGAAGAAGAATTACTTCACCTCATTGATTTCTTTGATTATATTGGTTTTACTTTCAATTCCTATATTATAGGTTTTCCCTTTTTTAAAACTTAGATTAGCCTTTTCCATCAGAGTTTTATAATCAGGAGACTTTTTTGAAATATAAAAAACCTGGGCGCTTATTCCAATGGCAACACGTATAACCTCTTCCGGTTTATCCGGGTCTTCAAGAATATTGTTAATAGTAGCGTTGTTATACCAGGTTAGTTTCTGGGATTCAGGGTTAGAAGAACAGGAGGTGATCATGGTAAACAATAATAATAAATAAGTCCAGGCTTTCATAAGAGTAAGTATTGGGTAAAAAGCTCCTGCAAGATATAAATAAATGCAGGAGCTCTATAAAAGTTATTAGTTAGTATCCGCAATGTGCTGTACTAGGTACTGGAGCTGAACACCCTGAAAGAGCGGAAAAAGCTGTCAGTGTACAATTGGTATTTACCAGATTGTTATCATATAGAAAAGATCCTGATGGACTTCTGTAATAGACATTTCCTGCTGTATTGGCAAAAGATGAAACAGAAGTAGATCCGCAAGTAGAATTCGTGCATGCAGCTCTCCATGCAGTATCAGTGATAGGACCTGTTGAGTTTAGAGAAGGGTCTATAATTCTTTTTTCAACTACTCCGGAAGCATTTTTAAAGCTTACCAATATTGCTACATGATATACCCATGATACGCAGCAGGTACCGGTAGAAGCTCTTAAATTACCATATACAAATTGCTTTTCACATTCATATCCGGCATTGTTTAAGATCTGTCTCATTTTGTGAGCCCTTGCATAGCAGCCATCTACAGGGTATCTGAACGTGATACATGGAGAAGAAGCTGTAGAAGTTCCGCAAGATTGATTTTTGATCTGTGTAAATAAGCTGTTTAAAGTGGCCAGATCAGGAATAACACTGGCTAATTTTCTGGTTACCAGATTTCCTGCTTTTTCTTCTTTTGTTAAAGCAGATTTAAAGAAACGAATATCTTCAAGGGTTGGGCTTTCTACCTTCGCAATTTCATTGGAGTTAGCTTTAAGAAAAATATGAACCGGAGATTCATTTTTTACAGCCTGACTAATCATTGAAATATAAGCCTCATTTTCCTTAGTGTCTTTAATTTCATAGGGCTGGGCTGAAAGAATAAAGGAAACTTTATATTTTTCACCTTCTTTGTTGATTTCTACAGGAACAGTTCTTCCGAACTCTTTCATTGCGGTTTCTTTAGACGACGAATTTACAGTTTCCTGATTCGCATTGGAATCTGAACAAGAGTTGATGGAAAGTACTGATACAAATACCATCATGGATAGCAAAAATTTTTTCATAGTTCTCATATTTTGGTGGTTAATGATTTTGCACTAAACAGTATTTTGTTTATTCACTATTTAGTGATATTAAAATTATGAAAAATTTAAACATCTGCAACTTTTTTTTGAAAAAAATGATTTATAATTTATTTTTGCGAGTAATATTCGTAAAAAAATCCCTATGTATTGGCTACATAGGGATGATATATTGTATATTGATACAACTATTTATAGATCAGTTCCGCTTGAAATACATCAGCAAAATGTTTTCTGATCTTTGCTTTTACATCTTCCATTTCTTCTGGTGTCAAGTCTCTTTCAAGCTCTCTTTTTAAAGAAGTAACCTGTTTATCCTTGATTCCACATGGAACAATATATTCAAAGTAACGCATATCTGTATTGACATTCAGAGCAAAGCCATGTAAAGTTACCCATCGGGAAGCTTTTACCCCCATTGCACAGATCTTTCTGGCATAAGGTTTTCCAACATCCAGCCATACTCCGGTTTCCCCCTGGGAACGTTCTCCTTTCAATCCGTATTCACCAATCGTTCTAATGATAACCTCTTCAAGGTTTCTCATATATAAATGAATATCTGTAAAGAAATTTTCAAGGTCCAGAACAGGATAACCAACAATCTGACCATAGCCATGATAGGTAATATCTCCGCCACGATTTGTTTTTACATAGGTAGCTTCTATTTCCTTCAGTTTATCAATTCCGGCCAGCATATTTTCTTCGTGCCCGCTTTTTCCTAAGGTATAGACATGAGGATGTTCTACAAAAAGAAGATGGTTCTGGGTAGTGATGTGCTGTTCTGCAGGCAGGTCGCGGTTCTTTATTTTAGTATCAATAATACTCTTCATCAGCTGTTCCTGATAATCCCATGCGGGTTGATATTCTTTAATACCTAAATCTTCAAATTCTACTGCTTTATTTTGATTTGTATTCATTTCAATTTTTGATATACAAATTTAGTGAATTTTAAGCTTTTATAGAATGGATAAAATCTATGGCATTCTTCTTCCAATTTTTATCCTGAAGCAACACATTCACAAAGGCTGTGCCTATGATCCCGCCATCTGCTTTTTCAGTCACATTTTCAAAGTCTTCTTTTGATTTTATTCCGAAACCGATCATTACAGGGTTTTTAAGAGGAAGATCAGCCAATCGGGTCAGATAGTTTTCATTCTTTACCACTGTATTATCGTTTCCGGTAGTGGAAGATGAGCTTACTGCGTACAGGAATCCCGAACTTAATGAATCCAGATACTGTACTCTTTCATCTGAAGTTTCAGGAGTTACCAGAAAAGTAAAATTAAGGTTGTACTTTTTCAGAATATGCTGATAATTTTTCTCAAATTCGATAGGGGGGAGATCAGGAAGGATAAGTCCAGAAACTCCACTTTCTGAACACTCCTTACAGAACTTTTCAAAACCAAAGCTCAATACAGGATTGATGTATCCCATTAAAATAATTGGAACTTTTATTTCATTCTTTATGGTTTTTAACTGAGATAAAAGTTTTTCGATGGTCATTCCGTTTTGAAGGGCCAATTCATGAGCTTTTTGAATGATAGGACCATCAGCTACAGGATCAGAATAAGGCATTCCGATTTCAATCATATCTGCTCCGGAGTCCTGAATAAGTTGTATAATGTCTGCAGTATCTTCCAGT from Chryseobacterium indologenes encodes the following:
- a CDS encoding FecCD family ABC transporter permease, producing the protein MKTQSKLYFYMTISTILLASIAVWSINTGVYDFGGKSAFRVLGKVIQGDSDLSLSDKYVVWDVRAARIIMAVLIGSMLSVSGTSLQGLFKNPLATGDLIGLTSGATLLAAIAIVLGGHFKEYLPEAIQFSLVGISAFIGSFLSMMLVYRISTSGGKTNVVMMLLTGVAITAIGFSITGFLIYISKDEQLRDLTFWNLGSLAAATWTKNIILAIVMTGAYIILLPKGKALNAMMLGEKDAQHLGINVEKLKKQIIVIVALMVGSCVAFSGTIGFVGLIVPYILRLLFKSNYTFILPLSAVFGSILLLTADTFSRSIVEPSELPIGILTALMGGPIFIAILVKFKKSL
- a CDS encoding heme ABC transporter ATP-binding protein: MIKAHQINYKHKEFRILDGVDVSLDYGEFLAIVGPNGAGKSSLLSVLAHEVKSEKRKVLFKDQPIEDWNVNELSKHKAKFSQHNSNDIPLEVRDVVMMGRYPYFDAQPGKEDLEAMNNKMYETDIFHLKEREYNSLSGGEKQRVHLSRVMAQLENDIAHKLVFLDEPLNNLDIKHQYKALEIIKNFTQKANSAIVVLHDLNLAAQFADKILLMKSGQVSAYGTPQEVFTAENISHAYNFPCTICEHPITNNPMIIFG
- a CDS encoding class I SAM-dependent methyltransferase — translated: MEKEELKILAQHLAHPQGEKGVEIGEMMNATNISMTLESIRALLIEDDEHILEIGHGNAGHLKNILSLAKGLKYTGIDISETMYQEAKRLNQEFKNQADFILYEGTKLPFEDKTFDKIFTVNTVYFWENPLDFLNEIGRVLKDNGTFVLTFGQRDFMEKLPFTAYDFNLYNNKEMEELVSKSHFKRMKNSEKEEEIKSKTGNETIQRIYTILTIKK
- a CDS encoding hemin-degrading factor, which translates into the protein MSILVNDLKEKWEALKAENPHVRIRNAAAQFGVSEAELLLTGIGEGVTVLNPDFPGILTEAEKLGKVMALTRNDECVHERKGIYQNGDFSSPHAQLFVGDDIDLRIFLNHWKFALAVEEGDKKSLQFFAKDGLALHKIYLTKNSDEVAFEAIVEKFKAEDQNQAFVFEAVAPKQAEKPDTEIDVEGFKKAWAELKDTHDFFMMTRKFGVSRTQALRLAPEGFTQKIDNSKVVNILEKASEKGTPIMVFVGNRGIIQIHTGNVKKTLWHQQWFNVMDPDFNLHLDVTKIAEAWIVKKPTEDGEVTAIEVFNKEGDFIVQFFGKRKPGIPELQEWKDLVATLEQ
- a CDS encoding ChaN family lipoprotein, with amino-acid sequence MKNIFIAILLAGFCSLNAQNFKAYQFYDQKGKEIKTDKLVKELADYDVVFFGENHNSSINHWLQLKITEALYEKKNGKLILGAEMFERDNQAQLNQYLNGTFDAKTLKDSARLWNNYATDYKPLVDFAKNKKLNFIATNIPRRYASQTAKEGLESLNQLSDKEKAYIAQLPVKVTLDTPGYPEMKAMMGDHAEGTKVMNFISAQAIKDATMAESILKNIQAGKTFIHYNGNYHSKEFGGTYWYIKQKNPNLKMAVISVFESEDPDLKIPSKDYVPTEFNLVIPSDMTKTF
- a CDS encoding peptide deformylase is translated as MRKLSILFILFVGLCNAQKFTSEELSLINKGDINTALPIYQTTDTNQHKTLLSLSSEINPIDPNTAVLVKRMKESLLSTDGGVGIAAPQVGINRKVIWVQRFDKEGTPLEYFINPVIIWRSDLQNLGPEGDLSIPDFRDQFYRSKVIQLEYVDLKGQKYSEIVEGFTAVIFQHEIDHLFGILISDKKEKEKNDSYKKVDAYQKSDLNKR
- a CDS encoding organic hydroperoxide resistance protein — encoded protein: MKTLYTTKVTATGGRNGHVKSENGVLDLEVKMPKALGGANDDFTNPEMLFAAGYSACFDSALNRVISLAKVKTGETTVTAQVSIGQIENGGFGLAVELDVNVPGVSIEEARSLTEKAHQICPYSNATRNNIEVKLSVTNND
- a CDS encoding MarR family winged helix-turn-helix transcriptional regulator, producing the protein MEHSNTPKLENQICFPLYVIAKEITGLYRPFLDELDITYPQYLVMMVLWNNDGLTVSHIGEKLFLDSGTLTPLLKRLEAKGFIIRKRKKEDERVVEIFLDEAGKQLQKKACEIPGKIQEKLGIQPEELLELKETVLKILNKIEK
- a CDS encoding NAD(P)H-dependent oxidoreductase, whose amino-acid sequence is MSLIEDLNWRHAVKAYDPTKKVSNEDLNTILEAARLAPTSSGLQPFRIIVVENQELKDKMVAGALNPEVMRDSSHVLVFAAWDSYSNEKIDKVYDHHTDVRDLPRGRFGSYTDKIKEMYGAQTPEQHFAHTARQTYIALGIALAQAAELKIDSTPAEGFSNELVDEVLGLKELGLKSVSLLYLGYRDEANDWLSSMKKVRIPMDEFIIKK
- a CDS encoding SDR family oxidoreductase translates to MQRFKNKTAVITGGTNGMGLATAQKFIEEGGSVIITGRSEETVDKALKQLGDKAFGIISDAGNIKDLLNLQQEVRKYTERIDVIFANAGYGKFAPVENVDENHFDELFNVLVKGPFFTVQQLLPLMKTGSSVIFNTSVATEIAMNSFSVYSAAKSAVQSFIKTFAVELTTRGIRVNGVSPGHIRTNIFNNTGLAPEQIDAAVQDIIPTIPFKRQGNPEEIASVVLFLASEEASYIHGAEVKADAGISVIRP
- a CDS encoding protein-glutamine glutaminase — its product is MKKFLLSMMVFVSVLSINSCSDSNANQETVNSSSKETAMKEFGRTVPVEINKEGEKYKVSFILSAQPYEIKDTKENEAYISMISQAVKNESPVHIFLKANSNEIAKVESPTLEDIRFFKSALTKEEKAGNLVTRKLASVIPDLATLNSLFTQIKNQSCGTSTASSPCITFRYPVDGCYARAHKMRQILNNAGYECEKQFVYGNLRASTGTCCVSWVYHVAILVSFKNASGVVEKRIIDPSLNSTGPITDTAWRAACTNSTCGSTSVSSFANTAGNVYYRSPSGSFLYDNNLVNTNCTLTAFSALSGCSAPVPSTAHCGY
- the lipB gene encoding lipoyl(octanoyl) transferase LipB, whose product is MNTNQNKAVEFEDLGIKEYQPAWDYQEQLMKSIIDTKIKNRDLPAEQHITTQNHLLFVEHPHVYTLGKSGHEENMLAGIDKLKEIEATYVKTNRGGDITYHGYGQIVGYPVLDLENFFTDIHLYMRNLEEVIIRTIGEYGLKGERSQGETGVWLDVGKPYARKICAMGVKASRWVTLHGFALNVNTDMRYFEYIVPCGIKDKQVTSLKRELERDLTPEEMEDVKAKIRKHFADVFQAELIYK
- the trpA gene encoding tryptophan synthase subunit alpha, with product MKKLNIYFTAGIPQLEDTADIIQLIQDSGADMIEIGMPYSDPVADGPIIQKAHELALQNGMTIEKLLSQLKTIKNEIKVPIILMGYINPVLSFGFEKFCKECSESGVSGLILPDLPPIEFEKNYQHILKKYNLNFTFLVTPETSDERVQYLDSLSSGFLYAVSSSSTTGNDNTVVKNENYLTRLADLPLKNPVMIGFGIKSKEDFENVTEKADGGIIGTAFVNVLLQDKNWKKNAIDFIHSIKA